The Aedes aegypti strain LVP_AGWG chromosome 1, AaegL5.0 Primary Assembly, whole genome shotgun sequence sequence accccgtttggcataatgccgtatggcataatgccgtttggcatatagtcgtttggcataatagctgtttggcataatgccatttggcataacggtcgtttggcataatcgccatttggcataatagccgtttggcataattgtgaaaaacattgaatttgatcaaattccttccATTAAGCAAAGGGGTGTGTATAAACTGCTCACGATCGTACATTCCGTTGTCAGTTAGTGATAGGACATACTTCtaatcatcatttttcaaggaaaccaatatacaataaagctcttttggaatttcatcatatatgacTTCCGGGGTCATTAAGCCCGGGATATTATGGTgcatttttaaggtgaagatgaatcgaagccaaacctcaaattttcaagagcacggatttgaagaaccgaacatccgttcaggctgaaaacttaatcgactgatcactagctggtggtgaccaattcattaagttttcagctcaaatgggtgttcggttctctagatccgtgctcttgaaaattggaagtttggcttcgattcatcttcaccttaacaaaaatatatccaacGCCTAAGTTATTCcatgtcatttgaaaaaaaaagaaacatggAATTTGATGACGCATCTTATGGTACGGCATATTACTGTACCACTGCAGTATcttcctttttcaaattatgccaaacgaccattatgccaaatgactattatgccaaacgactgttatgccaaacgactattatgccaaacgactttatgccaaacgactgtatgccaaacggcattatgccaaatggcattatgccaaacggggtagacccgatttgaatatttattttgtagtgaaaaatgaagctaccggtagaggggttaataatttatatttatataaaacGAAACCCATGAAGGACTTCCTTATCCTtctttctgaaaaatatttacaGAACGTGTTTACCTATTAAGTTTTGgacattttcctaaaaaaaatatgcagtAGTTTCTGTTATAATCCTTGGAAGAAGATAAAATGCATAATGTAATAATTGATGCAGTTTTATATGGAATCActacaaaaaaatctaaaggtGTTTCAAGTAAAAGTCTGGAAAACCTGCAGTAAAAAATAAACCGTGCAGAaaagagaaatttcttgaattcTAATAAAATATTGATGCCTGATATTGCGGATATTGTCGAGGGTCAATCAGTGAAAGTGTGACAATACATGTACATATTAGGTAATGGAAAATGCATGACAGAAGGGAAGGAGGGGGgtaaaaatcctgaaaatcGATGGACGTTATTTTTGAATCTTCTCAAGGAAAGTAAACAAAACTATGGGtttcaacaaatttgaaataCCGGGGCGGGGCGAGGAGCGTCCCGATAGGCAAAAATCTGAGATTTTTGCATGTATCAAATGGATACACGTTTGACTAAAATTTGGTTAAAATCAGTGATAGTCGATTGAACGTTTGTATTGTTTAGTGGGCATCTGcataaggggattttttttatttccgtacgggtttgggccgaaaggtctcagatttccatgaaactttttccacaggcagggctcatcaatatatgaataaaaaaatgagaaaaattcagggtcgcttattttcccggattttgttttcccctgacactacttactttgaaaaatcataactcaagaacgaagcatcgtagaaacaaagttttttttttatgaaaatgcaagcaaattttctcaggaataaaaaaaaactggaaaaagttttccacaaaattttccaccgttgagaaaattcgtaaagaaaagccgaaaaaactatgctccaacacgtggaaaattttcaaaaatatatttctgagaagataatttcataagctttaatcggtgaaatttttgaaatggtatttttttcgtttttgagttgtggccaattttgtggaacggtggaaattttgtggaaaactttttccagttaatattttttttattcctgagaaaatttgctttcattttcataaaaaaaattttgtttctacgatacttcgttcttgagttatgatttttcaaagtaggggaacgtggggcaagatgagcacccggggcaagatgagcaccccttATTTGTCTCGTTCTAACCGaagttttcaaacaaatatttgaggttctgatgaatatcattaaattgGTATGACGGtcatacatttcaaccaaaaaatcaacaacacaacgtaaatattgtcaaaaatacatCGTTGTCTAAAAATTTACCCTTTCATATAAGATTTGAtcatttaaaagtgatattttagTTGTGTAAACAAATCTATTCATATGTTTTTGGCCGTATAGTTATAGAACAATCTTCTGTAGATCATCTGGAGCAAAACTTTTAtcagattacaaaaatgttttgattgttttgattatattaaaaaagtttgccttggggcaagatgagcaccatgttcaaaattaagtaaaagtgataaattatagaaccacatttagcTGTGGGCTTGACTTACGGTATCCGCTTTGTACAAaactatttttctaaaaaatatattaacaaacaataattttgagcttatttcaagtaaaatcttagtaatttattaaaatttatttgtttataaaaaaagccTAAAAAATTAAGctagttgaaaataaataccattAGAAATTGAAGATAATATCTTCGGATATTACAAGCActgaaaaataatagttttctttagtaaatttcatctttttatgggggtgcccatcttgccccggaGTATTTTTGGCCCATgataaaaaagttattttttaacatgttatttagaaaactatttataactttttgaaacttttaatggttggaggctaaagtaataatgtaaaagctaaggatggttaccaattttaccaaagtaagaacgtttaagtaggcttaaatcgcgcttaaccttagggtgctcatcttgccccgcctgaccctaagtagtgtcagaggaaaacaaaaaaattccaactgagttttccgggaaaataagcgaccctgattttttctcatttttttttattcatattttaccagagccctgcctgtggaaaaagtttcatgaaaatctgagacccttcggcccacttcgtacggaaataaaaaaaaatccccataaaaTAACCCATATATAAACAAACGGTTATCCAAACTTCAAATGAGAGTACTTAAGATCTAAAGTGTTTTCAAAATTAGAAATTATATAATTTAGTAATCATTCACAGAACCACGGAAACAATACAAACGAATAATGTAAAGAATTACCAGACATGTAAAAAGAAAAGTTGAAATAATTAGCCTCAATATCTTAGTGACGAATATCTTTCGCCCTTAACGAGAAGCCAGGATGTAATAACGTCAAGTTCGTAGAAGAATAAAAGTGTTGGATATGAGAAGAGTCATATTATACCGCGGGCTACACGTTTTGCAGCCCTACAATAAATGCATCAATATCAATTGCATTAGAGTTTAGAAAATTACGACAGATAAACTTTTGCTCAAAATAAAGGTACTGTAAAacagggtatctttgataatgcgggtaactttgatagtgcgggacccaAACCATactaaataaaataacataatttctgttaatcagttaagcaaaacgtaTGCAACTGTAAAGAAAATTAGTAATTTCATGTcagagctattttcgttggaatcgatCACATTCGCAGCTTTATATTCAAATATgagattttaacatttttgaaacccttgaaaaaaatgtgttcaacaatcattatttgtttaaatttcCAAGAGTTTGTctcttatccttgacagcccagttatagtagaacaaGATTCTGGTCTCAAGTCTCTTAGCAAAAAGCATGTTTACAAATTCGGCTTATTTTTGTGATCGAAgtcagtaattttcatataacgttCTATTTACTCTAAGTAATTCATTCGGTTTTGTTCgaaatatacttttttttttttatatatattccctGGCCTGGATTATGGggattgacggtgccaaagtgaaGGTGCACCGTAAAATAATATCCGTCTGTataacatatcaccttcccaatactttggcacacctctaacggatcatgatttatcatgaaacggctgcttgCAGgctgaggatctgttaatatgtttctgcATATTATCAGATACTCTTCGAatggagggaccgccagggctcagtaGTTACTTATGCACCACTACTTGTTGTTGCAGTTTGTTAGATGAATTGTAGCATCTTTTGTACTAATCGGTAATGGTGGATAGGTTTCGAAGCTAACGCATGATCCAACTTTTTGTTATGTGACTTAAAAGTGAGTGTTCGGTGAGTTTCTGTGTAACATTCGTCGTTATAAAATTATGTGAGGGTGATAATGATACTTGAAGAATTGCAtagtggtgataaactgttgAAATTGCATTTGAAGTGATTGTGAGGGTTACATTAATACCACAGACATACTAATAACAATATGCATTTTGCACTTATTTCTTTAAACAAAAGCACTATTGTCTAGTTCTTTACACTTTTACAATGACAGTGTTCATAATAACAGCAAGTGCAATAGAAGTGatcgaagtattttttttttgttacggtCGTTTTGATAATTCGTAGTTCAattaaatagtaaaaaataaaattaaacatcCTTCAATTattgataataaaataaattggtaTGAAAGTGGCGTGATGTAATATTGGTGAAACTTTTAGCTGTGATAGTGGAAAGTGATTACGAAAGTTCATGAATGATAATCGGTTATAGAAGTGATAGTCTCAAAAACAAAAGTGTCGACAGCAAAAGTGTGGCAATTATGTGACAGTGAATGATAAAAcaaaatggggaatgaggaccttttaataaaactatttcgtttttcactttaaccactctagtagcatttcaggccttatcatactttgatagtagtctgaactactagactaaactacggtaagggctgattgctgctagggtacacagtgaccatttgagcaacattgcttaggaacgtctgtgtgatggacgcaatagaggcttataaaagcaaatgctgggaaggagcttagggcagattaaaagtgccagtactacccctatcgctaccgacaaaaaaaaaaaaaaaaaaaaaatatacttttttatattccaaaaacttttgatttttgttcaatCCGTCAAAAAGGGTCCAATCAAAATGAAtcgttatgcaatctttcaactgcaatcgattaTACTGAAATACCAGTACttgctttaaaaatataaaaaaaacatttcttaaataaaatgcagaaatattcagattttcttccaaaaaactatcGAAGTTACCCCAAAGTTAATATAAATTAATGGCACTTGAAATGTATTCAAACCTCTCCATTTACTTAATGCTAAAAAGAGGGCTACAAGGATTTCGGAAGAAACAAAAAACCGCCATACTATGCTAGAATTTACATTTATGACTAAAAcgaaaattatttgtataatGAGCAGAGAATTGAGAGCCGAATTGTAGCGAAAATATGGAGCAGAGGAACTCAAACGCTTCAGCTTTAGTGCATATTGTACAGCATTCCCTTTGCGACTTGCTTGGTCTTATCCAAGCCCACTAGAATCTCCCCAAGTTTCAGTGCAAAATCAAATGCTGTTCCTGGGCCACGACTGGTAACAAGATTTCCATCGACAACCACGGTTTTATCCTCAACGTAGCTATATGGGACATAAATGTAGTATGAATTTTCTACCTCGAACAATTACATAAAAACTGTTTGGCAGATACTTACGTGTACTTTCCAGCAAATTCATCCTTGAAGGAGGGATACGACGTCAGAGTTTTTCCGAGGGCGACCGAATGTGTCAAGAGCACGGTCGGAGCTGTaataaaaaaagcatgaaacctGTACCAAACTTTACATTACCATTCAAGATGGATATTTACCAGCACAAATGGCGGCAATAAGCTTTCCTTTTGACTCGAACGACTTCAGGACTTCTCCCAACTTGGTAGATCCCGACATGGCCTTGGATCCGCCAAGACCACCCGGCAGAGCAATGGCATCAAAATCTTCCTACAGTAAtgggaaaattgaagtttgagAGCAAGTTCAAGTTCAACTCATAATTCTTGGTTCAAGCTTAACCCTTGAAAGGCGTGGATTTTTCGCACTTCTTTGCTCATATCTTTTAACTTAGTGGATTCTAAAATATTTAACTGTTTTTGTGCAGGGGAATATTTTTTCTCCAAAGGCATCCGCAAAGATTTGGATACCGATGGGCAATCCAGATACACGACCTTAAGTGTAGTGGACACACCTCCTATTCCACCAGTGATTCttggtaaaatttcaatatatttcgaatgtatttgTGTAAGAGTATGGTTGGTGAAGCCtggaactgtgattcagaacgggtttcgCAAGTTCCAACCAAgcttcaaaaacgaattcgacataagacTCACATTAGCGGCTTCCTCCAGGGTAGTATCAGCCTTGATGACCACATCCCGCGAGCACTTCACTGTTTTATCGGTCAGACCAGCAACGGTAACATTGACCTACAAGAAGGAagtttgaaaaaagttgaattgaaAAGGTGACCTTCGAAACAAAAGTTCCAAGGAAATAGGTGAATATTTACCCCGCATCTTCTCAGAACGTCGACGCAAATCACAAATTCCATTTCTTCAGCGCCGTGGGGAAGCAACATAAGCAGTTTCTTCGTCATTTTGGACGCAATTGTTGGAGAAATTAAGCACTGAAAATTATCGCTTACTTCCGAGACCGGCAAAAGCTTTTGTTTTGCGTATCGcacttttttctttttataactGTCATTTCAAGATGCGCTACTTTTTGTTTATCTTTTAAATGCGCTACTCTTTGGCTACGTTAACATTCACAAAATACGTTACACTAttctacactgataaaaatcatcatatcactggtattttttttgcaatttgtgtcaGAACATCCcgcatgagcctctgtacgtgccataaattcttttgttctcatgacttttactgtgcgccgtgtgttggtgctgtctcgctctctctcacaggcaacttgaaaacagggcgcacagtaaaagtcaaacgttttatagcatgcataggctcatagaccaatccagttgcctgcgtagtagtgcaatgttgacaaaattttctttgtttgctgtgagaactgtcacaacattgcttttgtttgctgtgagaatcgaaatataaacagaattgctgcaaaataACCACTTCCTTGTTAGTCTGCCGTTGACCGAAATCtcaatgacgtcaaacaaacatcgatacgttttcattctgaggaaatcgacttgtgtaagattgattgtgcgttggtgtttgtggcagtttgcttggggacctctatatATCTGAACCATATCTGAAacatacactcaggcaaatggactatcgataaacatagaaaccccttatgaaaattcgccacaagaaatcggattgaaattcataaatttgccttttgaaaccagaatttgaaaacaaaaaaactttcgtggcaacctggaatcgaaccaagaaccttgcgatcgataggcccgagcgtacaccacgcgccgatcgacgccttgatgtgagttgatgctaaaacgatacataaagcgttcgtattgcaataaccgttccacctttcataaggcaaaatgtatgaaattcgatagtccagttcgctgcgtgtatcaGAAACGGTTTATTTTCCATTGTAAACCATAATTGAATTAGTTTAGTCAACCATAATCACACAATACTGGGGTAAAGTTTCAACATCAGTGAATATGGTATTTCGAGATTCGACCGTATGAACAACGGGTTGTTAAGAATGTTTACCGTATTGAATTGCGATTTTTCTCATACATTTTTGATCGGTGAACATTATGGAGAACATAATGACAATGGTCCGAATTCTTGGTCGTGGTGTATCACGTATGGTTTACATATTGTTTAACAACAGCATGCAACCGTTCGTGATATATTCACGAAATATTTCGAACATACGTTTTTTCTTGCTAGAAATTAttacaaatttcattttattttcaattaagTTTATTTACTcatcacactcaaaatctaacttaaaaactataaaaaaataattctcagACATCATGCCGCAAATTACACATAATTATATGCCACTATAGTATACACTTTGAGATGCCGGTACCAGATTTTGGACGTTCCTGTAGACTACTGCCCATACGGCATCGCCATTCCTGAAGAAGTGAGATGAGCAGCAAATATCATGGGGTACATCACCGACTGTTTTGTTGTTCATATGCTCTGCAATTAAACGAAACAGAAGAAATTTAGTCAGAACAAATTATAACATGCATCTTCGTTTACTGTGTTGTGGCATCTTGGTTAATACACAAACTCATCGTGATTTGCAGCAACACTCGCGGAACTTTTTTTCACTCTGATTAGAAAACAGCATTTTCCTGTGGAGAACAAAATTACTTTAGTTACGACTTATTTCTGTTGTTAAGAAATTGAATTACTTACTTCATACTTCAGAAAACTATTATTATCTGAGTTAATCCCGTAATCGCTGCAGCAAAACAGTCAcaaatatgaaaagaaaaaaactcaTTGACAGCCGCTGCGTTGTGGTCGCGAAAACAGTAGCCATTATGGTTAAAATATTTTCGATAATGGTTCACAAATTCGTGCACTGTATGAAATTATAtgtggggcccaaatagccgtagcggtaaacgcgcagctattcagcaagaccaagctgagggtcgtgggttcgaatcccaccggtcgaggatcttttcgggttggaaattttctcgacttcccagggcatagagtatcttcgtacctgccacacgatatacgcatgcaaaaatggtcattggcatagtaagctctcaattaataactgtggaagtgctcataagaacactaagctgagaagcaggctctgtcccagtggggacggtaacgccagaaaagaaagaagaagatgaaattATATGTAAAAAATACTCAGAATGGTACCAGTTTAAGGTGAAGTTGGGATGTTGTTTTACCATAACCGATTGACTATTTGAGTACCATATTCGGTATTGGTAACAATACCGTTTATTTTCACGTTAatgttaaaatcatttcaataatGCTACATTTCTATGCGGGATGATACCTGTGTGATACAAATAATCAGAGTTAATTtcatacactcaggcaaattaattaacgaatttcataaaatttcccttatgaagcattgaaaaatctataaaaGCCGATTTCAGGAGGCTAATATGGATTTCATTCCATTGCAATGATAACCATAATCGAGATGCTTATGATCTTATGATCTCCATTGTTCTAAGggcttgttcatatatttcataacgctaaatatggccattttggactcccacccacccccttgtgacgctttttgtattgatatttttctgtttttgtacGAGCCGTAACACCGCAAGGACaaccacccaccccctccagcgttatgaaatttgtgaatgagccctaatGACTAATTCCATTAATGATACCATATTTCATAAGGCTGTTATGTATTTCATATTAGCTCAATGGAAAACATAATTGCGAAGCAAGTTATACTTAATTAACGTATATCAATCCCATTAAGCCGCCTTATGATTCACATAGATGTCCCTAATGTGAAAAACGCATAAGattgttattatgaaaatttgcagCATGAAATCACTGCCATTGTTGGCATCCAACATATTTACTGCGTCAACTTTTTCAGTTATGGAAAGTCCAGTTATGGGAAAGCAAACGGACAATAATGGTTGCGGTTACGtcaacaatatattgtactactaatgtttttttcaatatctGCGTTAGAAAATGGCTTGACCAACGTGTAAATATCGGATGTTCATTTTTCACCGCGTCCTCGATGAGGAATAGTAATTTGATGCGTATTATTGCGAATCAAGCAGCCACACTGCAAAGTAGGAGGAAATTCAATTTCCACACCTAAATTGCCTAATAATAAGTAGATGAAGGCATTGAAGTACATATCCCGAATGGAATTAATTGTCAACTAtatagggcccattcacaaatttcataacgctgaagggggtgggtgggtgtcctcgtgctgTTACGGATCatgcaaaatttgtaaaatattcatacaaaaagcgttacgagggggtgggtgggtgtcaaaaatgaccatttttagcgttatgaaatttgttaacAAACCCATATAAAAAACGAATAGCATAATAATAGTTTGTGTCACAAAAAGTAATGTAGTTTATATTGCTGatagaagaaattcttaaaattttatttcaatgttcATAATGCTGTTCAATTAAATAAGCCAGACACCACATTGGCATGATCCAGATCAATTCAGgcagaagcaggctctgtcccagtagggacgtaacgccagaaagaagaagaagaagaagaagaagatcaattCATAAGGTAAATCAATGAAATActtaccgatttcttgtggctaaTAAACATAAGGGAATATATTGGGTCTTGCACGAGTGTTTAGATTTCAGTGATTATTTTGGTATCCCTCCAAACATGATTTCGCTGCGACATTTTCCCCCGATTAGACTCTACGATTGTAACAGTACGATTTATTGCGCACAAATCACACAATCGCGCTCAGCAAGATCTGTTTAACTAGGTAGGCCAACTGGCCAACTGTCAAAAAGCTGAAACAACCTATCTTATGACAGACCTTGCTTGTATACATTTGCACTGCGAAATTGTATGCGAGATGCGACTGTGATAATAAGAAATTTGGGGTGAGTCTAAATGGGTGCAAAAGTCGCAATAATGAATATTCTTAGTTTTTATGCCTTAGTGTAACACACTGAAAATGTGTGTCAGCGCacatattgtgctctgcaagataaatccacgtaatgcgattatctgaaaatgtcgatataccgtcgcagtgataatgaaaatcaccaaatgtttgagatttagcaaatttgaaacatttgcgtccttgaagaacgaaaaaatccaagcctacttgaatttggacgttgcgtttgaatagcgcgcatatcttctgcgcgttaccgccgccgctggatgtggatttaatataagcgccgcaataattACCATATTttcttaaggcccaaacgcaatgatagcggaacggcaacggaaagcggtaccgattcgccagcatgaactataataTGCTTGACGACtcagtgttggttcactttcattcgttgacagttcagtcgagatggtgtgaatcatgctggcgaaccggttccgctttccgttgccgttccgctatcattgcgtttgggcctttagccATTAAGTCTATGCGGTCGCAATATAGAAGAAATTATTGGTCTTGTCGATATTTAGGCTCTGCGGTAATACTAACGACGTGTTGAAAATTTGGTCGTGAAGTAATTATATATCATCTGGCAGCCCTGGTGTGAGTTGTCAGTCTACGAGTCATCATTCGCTGGCGTCGGCGGCGGAATCGTCATGATGTCATCATCGGGAGCAGAGTTGCGTAAGAGAAAGCGCAACAAAAGTTGTTTATTTACAATGCTCAGCCTCAAGCTGACACAATCAAACAGGGTTCCCATATGGCGTGAGTGAAACAAAAGATTCCCGTCATCGCCGCCAGCTGCAGTCATTGCGTACTGCGGCGGAGGCAAAAGTGAAAACAAAACGTCAGTTTTCCCGTTTTTCTTTCCTGGCGGTCGTCAACAGTGTTCGCGCTGGGGGTGGGAAAATTGAGTGAAAATCGTGAAAACTCGTCGTGCGCATTGATTTTCCTTCCGAAAGGATACCTAGGTGGCGTCGTGTCTAATCGCTGGTTAGCTATCGCAGAACAACCATCGTTTTGTTGCAGCagcctcgaaaaaaaaattgctcacCATTTCGGAGTCTTATCGTCGCGGATTTGCGTTCCCGGGAAAGTGTTGATTGCAAAGTGTCCAAAGTGCAATACATTTCAAGCTAAAATTGGTCACGATCAGGTGTTATTTTCGGGAATTTATATAGGTAAAAGGTGAATTTTCCTTCCTGCCAAAGGAAGCCATCATAATATCGATTTTTCGCTGTTTGCAAAGTTTTGGACCGTGAACGGAAAATTTGGTGCAACCCTTGGAAGGATTTAAGAAATTTGGTGATCAATTCTTGCTGCTGAAGTTGTAATCCACGTCTGAAACGATGGCGGTTGTAAGTATTGCACTCATTGAGGAAGATTATCATAAGATGATTAATCGTGTTTGACCTCATTTTTGCAGATGATGAAAGCGACCAAGTGTCCTACGGACGAGTTGTCCCTGAAGAACAGGGCCATCGTCAACAGCACGGACTTTCCGGAGGATATCAAGTGAGTGCAATCTAGTTAAACGAGAAACTGAGAAATTAGTCCGCGTATCGTTGATGTGGCTTTGCAAATAATATGACTCAGATCTTTGCTATCAATGCAGCGAAGCCTCTAAATTGTACAATCTGTTTATGACAAAAAACATGCTAATAAACAAGTTTTGTTCGTTGTTCCTCATTTAAGGATATTGGCAATACCGCTGGAATTATTCCATAAATTTCACCAGATATCTTTTAATAAACCAATTAGAAATCTATTCGGAATACATTACAAATTGCTCTAGGAGCTAGCGATTGGATTTTAGTACAGAATATATTTCAGAcatatttcaaacatttcaataaTCTCTCTACAAGCTTCATTGGGAATTCAGATTGAAATTGCGGCAGAAATTTCATCCTGGTTTTGCCAAGACATTTTCCTAGGAAATAACCCTTGCATGTGACAACAGTTGCGAATTtcgattcagttttttttttcgaatgtagGTAATTAGTATCGATacaatgattttgaaattaaatttttaaattgtgtTTCAGCATATTATTACCTGATTGCTTGGTACTATCAGAGTTCCAGTCATTAATTCTTTCAACTACTGTAGGAAAATAAAAGTCCAACTTATAATAGGGTGCGATGCAAACGCCCATCATACAATTTAGAGCAGTACCGGTATTGATAAAAGAGGTGAAGATCATTAAAACTGCATGTCGTGTAACAACATTTACATATGAAACAGAGAAGATTCTTTTGTAAATGCTATCCCACAGGAGGTTCTTGATCTCACGATATGTATTGACCTGCTATCTGGAAAGATTGTGAACaggcatgtttctgatgaagaatcattgtcagatcacTAACAAATCCGGTTCGATTTGGAGCTACATCAGAAATAACAGAAAGCAATGGACACCCAAAGAAAACCAACTGGCTAAGGTTTGATATGACAAAACAAATTCGTAGGGGTTCATGATTATTTTGCATATAATGTTGCACCCTTctttcaataaattaaaaaaaatatgtacaaaCGATATGTTTTCTGATTAATTATATAGGCACAATATATCGACGAAGAGCCCATAtagcataaggtcatttggcataaaatgatttggtataaaGCCATTTAGCATGATTATATGAAACACTGAGTGGCAGTTTCCCCTTCtcttcattggtctgcattctgacgtggcaggcgcgattgttgcctaaaaatagaaaactgggtcattggataaaaaataatgcTTCATCTACATTGTTTACAATCCAAACCAGTTTGAAGTCGTCGGCTAAATAAAGT is a genomic window containing:
- the LOC5564065 gene encoding protein dj-1beta, yielding MTKKLLMLLPHGAEEMEFVICVDVLRRCGVNVTVAGLTDKTVKCSRDVVIKADTTLEEAANEDFDAIALPGGLGGSKAMSGSTKLGEVLKSFESKGKLIAAICAAPTVLLTHSVALGKTLTSYPSFKDEFAGKYTYVEDKTVVVDGNLVTSRGPGTAFDFALKLGEILVGLDKTKQVAKGMLYNMH